A genomic segment from Arenicella chitinivorans encodes:
- a CDS encoding efflux transporter outer membrane subunit — translation MMKSQINRSRVLLAASLILLLTGCANLKSTHDTENVLNSIAVPTSYSTPGLSTLSTLDDDQNQAFTQWWTKLNDPQLTQLIEQALALNYSLAAARASLEEAYALLGFERLGHYPQVQSNASATREKSSQDVRLAGAPAISETYSAGFDASWELDVFGSVRNRVKAAKASLAEREANLRALQISIAAETAKAYIDLRGAQHQLAVGQANAANLRETLALTNRLMEIGRGDQLDVSRAQAQLSLVEASLPGQTANITLALNRLSVLTGEHNGDLRTLLAEPKPLPTVQPIHEVVAPETLIRHRPDIQQAEQALAAAIARYNVRVADLYPRITFNGGLGYLSTELDRLGEVETETYRFGPSIHWAALDLGRVQAQIRAADARTQAELANFKRQVLRALEDTDNALQLFTQEEIRRTKLIDALNASQRSADIARKKYQLGAENFLSVLVAERERLNVSAQLAASDTKVLQDLIVVYKNLSGGWIAMN, via the coding sequence ATGATGAAATCTCAAATCAACCGATCCCGTGTGCTGCTCGCCGCCAGCTTGATACTGCTGCTAACAGGGTGCGCGAATTTAAAATCGACACACGACACAGAGAACGTGCTTAATTCGATTGCTGTTCCAACGTCTTACTCGACACCAGGCTTAAGCACGCTGTCGACGTTAGACGACGATCAAAACCAAGCGTTCACGCAATGGTGGACCAAGCTGAATGATCCGCAGTTGACGCAGCTCATTGAGCAAGCCCTGGCGTTGAACTACTCTCTAGCTGCGGCGCGCGCGTCACTGGAAGAAGCGTATGCCTTACTGGGTTTTGAGCGGCTCGGCCACTATCCACAAGTCCAAAGTAACGCGAGTGCAACACGCGAGAAATCCAGTCAGGATGTACGCTTAGCCGGTGCGCCAGCGATCAGCGAAACCTACAGCGCTGGCTTTGACGCGTCTTGGGAACTGGACGTGTTTGGCAGTGTACGTAACCGAGTAAAAGCCGCTAAGGCCAGCCTGGCAGAGCGTGAAGCGAATCTTCGTGCTTTACAAATCAGTATCGCGGCCGAAACCGCCAAAGCGTATATAGACTTGCGTGGCGCACAGCACCAACTCGCAGTGGGGCAGGCGAATGCCGCTAACCTGCGCGAAACGCTTGCGCTCACAAACCGCTTAATGGAAATCGGTCGCGGCGACCAGCTTGACGTAAGCCGCGCGCAGGCACAGTTGTCCTTGGTCGAGGCTAGCTTGCCTGGGCAGACAGCCAACATCACCTTGGCACTTAATCGACTCAGCGTATTAACTGGCGAGCATAACGGGGACCTACGCACGCTCTTAGCAGAACCAAAACCATTGCCGACCGTACAACCCATTCATGAGGTCGTCGCGCCAGAAACACTGATTCGTCATCGACCGGATATTCAACAAGCCGAGCAAGCCTTAGCCGCTGCGATCGCGCGTTACAATGTCCGCGTGGCCGATTTGTATCCACGCATCACGTTTAACGGGGGACTCGGCTATCTGTCTACCGAACTGGATCGCTTGGGCGAGGTGGAAACCGAAACGTATCGCTTTGGGCCATCAATCCATTGGGCTGCCCTGGATCTAGGTCGAGTACAAGCACAGATTCGCGCCGCCGATGCCAGAACGCAAGCTGAGCTAGCGAATTTCAAACGTCAGGTACTACGTGCACTGGAAGACACCGACAATGCGTTGCAACTTTTCACACAAGAAGAAATTCGTCGCACAAAACTGATTGATGCGCTCAACGCCAGTCAGCGGTCGGCAGACATCGCGCGCAAAAAGTACCAACTTGGCGCGGAAAACTTTTTAAGTGTGCTAGTGGCTGAACGCGAACGACTCAACGTGTCCGCCCAGCTCGCCGCCAGCGATACTAAAGTTTTACAAGACCTAATCGTGGTGTATAAAAACTTGAGCGGCGGTTGGATTGCTATGAATTAG